The following proteins come from a genomic window of Corallococcus sp. NCRR:
- a CDS encoding UvrD-helicase domain-containing protein: MSDTAPHMLALEKNLALMAGAGAGKTYSLVTMTLHLFAGARQAEPLRPSRLCMLTFTDKAAAEMRKRVRERLDALAQGDVPHDAEKDLRASLARLERPFPTQDAWRKVREELGAATVGTFHSLCGQLLRRAPPAVGIDPAFEVLDELEAAGLLEDVTERVVLDALEGGDARVRELCAELGFSGSGFSDGLVAALMDVYGTLREEGLKAATARVGDGVADKAQLEALIEDCRRLCLDARAQDTKGEWSPLLSACELPLKTMTPDTFMQSGHYPTLRNVLLSEPRNLANLRKGAGACLKELLWRVKGKSDGSVRRLEDAYAAWRTAPFEATFRDLLAQVEERHDAELARRNVFDFTSLLVKARDLLRDHPEFRQQVQERLGALLVDEFQDTNRLQLELVLLLAEKREGGPRELAPDMDLVASLPVEPAFLCAVGDRKQSIYEFRGADVSVFKVLADKIEAEGGMRGFLQNNYRSLPGVLSFFNRAFAGLLVAKEATPRPFEVVYEPETDDLSPTRPDLAERPVVERLTLPEADTAPELREYEADAVARRLRVMLAPGAPPTVMAEDKKGLRPARGGDVAILFRTFTHLEEYRQALIRHGVPHRVLRGRGFYGAQEVRDLASLLALLADADDALAFAAVLRSPLVGLSDASLFRLAGDLPLSLGSPRLVDEEVRAAMSAREQSRLARFLELIPVLRRERDRLGVHALLQAALEATGYREALAGSPYAEQASANVEKLLSLAARRDERGTGGCVAFARELRQLADSDPNEAQADLLDEGDPRAVQLLTIHRAKGLEWPVVIVPGMGGRRRTTSARAYFERSFGLALRPWMPDSLDTFTSERFEAVRAELKAREDAEYLRLLYVALTRAKDLLVLSGGEEKRAGTDTWWHRVDRRLDVDPELRALANDVDVEQLPPPADPEPPTEEQLEQARIRLESALERLSDEASGVGAALLTDAPAVASVRAVQDFLTCPRRYHQLHRLGLAAGSEPWEAPVRAAPLFVEPDGWLPVERPDQLVTRLLREVDLSLAGPDAEASERRAHLENLLRGAGRDPDEEELGGVLATVERFLDTTFARQLAVAPASTLHRGLDFVLDLDDSASVEGAVDLLWESPDGEAVAVLLRPGARHPLGTAACVHELTALALASARMVRDGVPVRVGVAFLGDASPEPEFLPAGSADAGAVRRLAEGVRALVQAEMSRARPGWDKAACQALHCGFAEHCHPAPPAC; this comes from the coding sequence ATGAGCGACACCGCGCCCCACATGCTCGCGCTGGAAAAGAACCTGGCCCTGATGGCGGGCGCCGGCGCGGGCAAGACGTACAGCCTGGTGACCATGACGCTGCACCTGTTCGCGGGAGCGCGGCAGGCGGAGCCGCTGCGTCCCTCCCGGCTGTGCATGCTCACGTTCACGGACAAGGCCGCCGCCGAAATGCGCAAGCGCGTCCGCGAACGCCTGGACGCGCTGGCCCAGGGCGATGTCCCGCATGACGCGGAGAAGGACCTGCGCGCGTCGCTCGCGAGGCTGGAGCGTCCGTTCCCCACGCAGGACGCCTGGCGCAAGGTGCGCGAGGAGCTGGGCGCCGCGACGGTGGGCACGTTCCACTCGCTCTGCGGTCAGCTCCTGCGCCGCGCGCCGCCCGCGGTGGGCATCGACCCTGCCTTCGAGGTGCTGGACGAGCTGGAGGCCGCGGGCCTGCTGGAAGACGTCACCGAACGCGTCGTCCTGGACGCGCTGGAGGGCGGAGACGCGCGCGTGCGCGAGCTGTGCGCGGAGCTGGGCTTCTCCGGCTCCGGCTTCTCCGACGGGCTCGTGGCCGCGCTGATGGACGTCTACGGCACGCTGCGCGAAGAGGGCCTGAAGGCCGCCACGGCGCGCGTGGGCGACGGCGTGGCGGACAAGGCGCAGCTCGAAGCCCTCATCGAGGATTGCCGCCGCCTGTGCCTGGACGCCCGCGCCCAGGACACCAAGGGCGAGTGGAGCCCGCTCCTGTCCGCGTGCGAGCTCCCGCTGAAGACGATGACGCCGGACACGTTCATGCAGTCGGGCCACTACCCGACGCTGCGCAACGTGCTGCTGTCGGAGCCGCGCAACCTGGCCAACCTGCGCAAGGGCGCGGGCGCGTGCCTGAAGGAGCTGCTCTGGAGGGTGAAAGGCAAGAGCGACGGCTCCGTGCGGCGGCTGGAGGATGCCTACGCCGCGTGGCGCACGGCGCCCTTCGAGGCGACCTTCCGCGATCTGCTGGCCCAGGTGGAGGAGCGGCACGACGCGGAGCTGGCCCGGCGCAACGTGTTCGACTTCACCTCGCTGCTGGTGAAGGCGCGCGACCTGCTGCGCGACCATCCGGAGTTCCGCCAGCAGGTGCAGGAGCGGCTGGGCGCGCTGCTCGTGGACGAGTTCCAGGACACCAACCGGCTGCAGTTGGAGCTGGTGCTGCTCCTGGCGGAGAAGCGCGAAGGCGGCCCGCGTGAGCTGGCGCCGGACATGGACCTCGTGGCCTCGCTGCCCGTGGAGCCCGCGTTCCTGTGCGCGGTGGGTGACCGCAAGCAGTCCATCTACGAGTTCCGTGGCGCGGACGTGTCCGTGTTCAAGGTGCTCGCGGACAAGATCGAAGCCGAGGGCGGCATGCGCGGCTTCCTCCAGAACAACTACCGCTCGCTGCCGGGCGTCCTGTCCTTCTTCAACCGCGCGTTCGCCGGGCTGCTCGTGGCGAAGGAGGCGACGCCCCGTCCCTTTGAAGTCGTCTACGAACCCGAGACGGACGACCTGTCCCCCACGCGACCGGACCTGGCCGAAAGGCCCGTGGTGGAGCGGCTCACCCTGCCGGAGGCCGACACCGCCCCGGAGCTGCGCGAGTACGAAGCGGACGCGGTGGCCCGCAGGCTGCGGGTGATGCTCGCGCCGGGTGCCCCGCCGACGGTGATGGCCGAGGACAAGAAGGGCCTGCGCCCCGCGCGCGGCGGCGACGTGGCCATCCTCTTCCGGACCTTCACGCACCTGGAGGAGTACCGGCAGGCGTTGATCCGCCACGGCGTGCCGCACCGGGTGCTGCGAGGCCGCGGTTTCTACGGGGCCCAGGAGGTGCGCGACCTCGCCTCGTTGCTGGCGCTGCTCGCGGACGCGGACGACGCGCTGGCGTTCGCCGCGGTGCTGCGATCGCCGCTGGTGGGCCTGTCGGACGCGTCGCTGTTCCGGCTCGCGGGGGACCTGCCGCTGTCGCTCGGCTCACCGCGCCTGGTGGATGAAGAGGTCCGCGCCGCCATGTCCGCGCGCGAGCAGTCGCGGCTCGCGCGCTTCCTGGAGCTCATCCCCGTGCTGCGGCGCGAGCGGGACCGGCTGGGCGTGCATGCCCTCTTGCAGGCCGCGCTGGAGGCGACGGGCTACCGGGAGGCCCTCGCGGGCTCGCCCTACGCGGAGCAGGCGAGCGCGAACGTGGAGAAGCTCCTGTCGCTGGCGGCGCGCCGGGACGAGCGCGGCACGGGTGGCTGCGTGGCCTTCGCGCGCGAGCTGCGCCAGCTGGCGGACTCCGACCCCAACGAGGCCCAGGCGGACCTGCTGGACGAGGGCGACCCGCGCGCCGTGCAGTTGCTCACCATCCACCGCGCCAAGGGCCTGGAGTGGCCGGTGGTCATCGTGCCCGGCATGGGCGGACGTCGGCGCACCACGTCCGCGCGGGCGTACTTCGAGCGCTCGTTCGGCCTGGCCCTGCGGCCGTGGATGCCGGACTCGCTGGACACCTTCACCTCCGAACGCTTCGAGGCCGTGCGCGCCGAGCTGAAGGCCCGCGAGGACGCCGAATACCTGCGCCTGCTCTACGTGGCCCTCACGCGCGCCAAGGACCTGCTCGTGCTTTCCGGCGGAGAGGAGAAGCGCGCGGGCACCGACACGTGGTGGCACCGCGTGGACCGCCGGCTGGACGTGGACCCGGAGCTGCGTGCGCTCGCCAACGACGTGGACGTGGAGCAGCTGCCGCCGCCCGCGGATCCGGAGCCGCCCACGGAGGAGCAACTGGAGCAGGCGCGGATCCGCCTGGAGTCCGCGCTGGAGCGGCTGTCCGACGAAGCCTCGGGCGTGGGTGCCGCGCTGCTCACCGACGCCCCGGCGGTCGCGTCCGTGCGCGCGGTCCAGGACTTCCTCACCTGCCCGCGCCGCTACCACCAGCTCCACCGGCTGGGGCTCGCCGCCGGATCCGAACCGTGGGAAGCCCCCGTGCGCGCCGCGCCCCTCTTCGTGGAGCCTGACGGCTGGCTGCCCGTGGAGCGTCCGGACCAGCTCGTCACGCGGTTGTTGCGCGAGGTGGACCTGTCGCTCGCGGGACCGGACGCGGAGGCCTCCGAGCGGCGCGCGCACCTGGAGAACCTGCTGCGCGGCGCGGGCCGGGATCCGGACGAGGAGGAACTGGGCGGCGTGCTCGCCACCGTGGAGCGCTTCCTGGACACGACGTTCGCCCGGCAGCTCGCGGTGGCGCCCGCGTCCACCCTCCACCGCGGCCTGGACTTCGTGCTGGACCTGGATGACAGCGCCAGCGTGGAGGGCGCCGTGGATCTGCTCTGGGAGTCGCCGGACGGAGAGGCCGTGGCGGTGCTCCTGCGCCCGGGCGCCCGCCACCCCCTGGGCACTGCCGCGTGCGTCCACGAGCTGACAGCCCTGGCCCTGGCGTCCGCGCGGATGGTGCGCGACGGGGTGCCGGTGCGGGTGGGCGTGGCCTTCCTGGGAGACGCATCCCCGGAGCCGGAATTCCTCCCGGCCGGATCCGCCGACGCCGGGGCGGTGCGCCGGCTGGCCGAGGGCGTCCGAGCGCTTGTCCAGGCCGAAATGTCGCGGGCACGGCCGGGGTGGGACAAGGCGGCCTGCCAGGCCCTTCACTGCGGCTTCGCGGAACACTGTCACCCGGCCCCTCCCGCGTGCTAA